AGTGTTACAATGTACATTCTTTTGACCATTCACTCTTATATATTTGTGCTGATTTGGCcattgaaataattatttttgcaATGTCCAGGTGTTTAACCTGCTTCTATCCATTGAGCAAACACCCATCTCTGTTGCCACAAGTAGAAAGGTCACTTTGCTAGTTTCTAGAATACAGGCTTCACTGTCTGCTCCAGGAACAACTGAAGTCTATGTACTACCTGCTTTTTATGGCATCATCGGGCTTCTGTATAACCAGTATTCAGATTTATCAAACTCAGCTATAGAGTGTCTTTCTGTTATGATCAGCAAATATCCCGGGATTCTTTGGAATAGGTTTATCAGTTTTTTTGAGCAATGCCAGACCAGCTCCTTAAAGACTCATGGTTTAGATATCTCAAACATCGAATCATGTAGCGAGACAACTGGTTTGTggctctttcttttccttcttgTTTGAGTTCTTGGTTATCTGATATCCTTGCTCCTCAAATTTCTTATGTTATTCAAGAACCCCGAGTCCATAAGTTTTTGTCATACTGTCTTTGATATTGGGTGGAAGGTTATTtcatttaattgccttttatgtATTGTTTGAGTGAACAAAATTCTCCATCAAGTCCTTTGAAGTGAAATTCATTTCTTCTAAGAGAAGAGCCGGGGAGAATAGTTTGAGTTAAAGCCTGATGGCTGGCAAGGGGTTCTATCTTTTGTGGCTCTCTAATTGCTTATTTTATCTCTCTGGTCAGATTTGGTGGAACATTTCCGCTCGTATTGTGGGACAGTATCCGGTGACAGTTCAGGATCATCGATATTGTCTCTGCTACTCCAAGCTTTAGAGAGGATTCCAACTGTTACCGAGTCTCATTCTCGTCAAATAGTTCCGTTATTCTTCAGATTTCTGGGTTACGGAGATGAAATCCCTTGGTAACTTACTCTAGTTATGTGGATATTTATTTAGTTAAATGTGGGTTTGTGATGTCATCTTATGGTTCGGAAGAATGCTAATTTCTTTCCATTTGTTCTTCTGTTCTAGTTTGGAATCATTTAATTCTCAGGCTTGTGGGGGAAAGGATTGGAAACTCATACTCACGGAGTGGCTAAACCTATTAAAATTGATGAAGAATTCCCGATCATTTTACCGCAGTCAACTTCTGAAAGAAGTTTTGGTGAATAGGTTTGTAAAATTCTTTTTATTGTGTTTGTGTGCGTGCGTGTTTGTGGGTGTATTTGATTGGAATGTGACAAGGTGATGTTTCCAGGTTGCTTGACAACAATGATGTTGAGATACAAACAAGGGTTTTGGATTGTCTCTTGAATTGGAAGGATAGCTTCTTGCTCCCTTATGAGAAGCAATTGAATAATCTTGTCAATTCAAAATGTTTGAGAGAAGAACTTGCTACCTGGAGTTTATCTGTGGAGTCTAATTTGGTAGAAGAAGAGCATAGAGCTGAACTTGTTCCTCTGGTTATTCGGTTGCTTATGCCGAAAGTAAGAAGCCTAAGGACCCTGGCCTCAAGAAAGGTAGATGAGATAACTTAGTGGTTAATTCCTTTTTTCTCAAATGGAAAACTAACTTTCCAATTTTGTTATGGTAATATTTGCTAGAAATATTGACTTCcccaaatttatttttttcctatCTTACAGCATGCAAGTGTGAACAACCGAAAGGCAGTGCTGGGATTCATTGCTCAACTTGGTGTTTCTGAGcttgttcttttctttcaatTATTGATGAAGTCTTTGCAAATAACTGATCTTGGTAATGATGGAGTAGGAAGTTATGCTTGGGTTTCTGGGAAAAGCAATTTGGATGAGTTGGATTTGTCAAGTTGGTCGAATCTTTTCACCATGGAGAGGATATTGGCCATACCCTTGAAAAAGAGATATGGGTTTTTACATGTGGTTGAAGAAATTTTCAGAATATTTGATGCTTCACGTGTCAGCCCGTTTCTTGACCTTCTGTTGTTTTGTGTTGTCCGTGTATTGGAAAGCTGTGCTTCAAGTATTCCCTCTACAAATAATAAGCAATCTGCTCAACCTGAAGATTTTTCTGAAATTACCTTGCCAGAAGGTGGAAAGGAAGCTGTGAGCCATGTAGGGGTAATACTAACAATGGTGATAacaatctatctatctataatGTTATATATCCCTCCGCCCCCCATTAAACTTCTCATTTTGGGTTGGGTCAACATAATAAAATATTGTTTTATTTCCACTTACCTCCACACGTCGGGTGGTCCTCATTTTCTCTCCCTTCCCATAAAAACATTAAGCTATGTCCTATGCCTGATATTTATTCACCTTTTTGAAGGCTCTAATCAACAAAACCCCACTACAATTGCTCCTCTAAATACTTGTGCCCAACCCAAATGGGAAGTTCAGTGGATGACAGATGGAGTATACAATCTGTCAATGAATACATATGTGTGTGTATTGTGTATGTATGTGGTGTGGTAGATGGCTAGACCTTcttgaaaatgatgtttatcTTGTACACTGTTACATTTATACTGTGGATATGCAGAAAACCTGTTGTAATTACTGATCGCTGTTGTGAATATATGTACAGGCCAGCTTGGCGGTCAAGCAATTCAAAGATATGAGATCGTTGTGCTTGAAgatcatttcttttgttcttaaTAAGTACGAGGACCATGATTTTGGCCCCATATTTTGGGATATATTCTTCAAGGCAGTGAAACCTTTAGTACACGGATTCAAACAGGGGGGCTCAAGTAGCGAGAAGCCCAGTTCtttgttcttttgctttcttgCAATGAGCCAGAGTCCGAAACTAGTACCCCTCTTATGCAGAGAAAAGAACCTGATTCCAgatatcttttttattttatctgtTCCAACAGCTTCGGAAGCCATAGTTTATAGTGTTCTCAAGTTTATCGAGAACCTTTTAACTCTTGAAGTTGAGCTTGGGATAGATTGTTACATTATTGAGGAGGTTGTATGTTCAAACCTTGAGGGTCTTGTTGACAGCCTGCATCATCTATTTCACAATTTCACTGAAAGAAGAAGGTATTTTATCCTCTTTACATTTCTATGTAGTTCCCTAATTTCAGCGAAGGCTCTGTTATTAATGTTCTTGATTGCAGTTAGTTAATTCCATCGTGATCTACTGATATTTTTGAAGGTATTTGTATTGCTGGTTATGTCCTCGTTACATTTCTATGTAGTTCTCTAATTTCAGCGAAGCTTCTGTTGTTAATGTTCTTAATTGCAGTTAGTTTAATTCCATCGTGATTTactgagttttttttttgtcttaatGGCTCTTCAACATAAAAGATTGTTGAAGACTCCTCTTCTCTCTGTTCTGTAGCCACCTTTATGGTTATTCTTCTTTGTTGGAAGATTATTCTGAGAGGAATCTTGACAAAATCTCTTTGACTCAACTATGTCCTGGGTTGGGGGGGGGGAGAGGGAAGTTACTCTTTGTAATACTGGAGAGCCTTACTAGATTTATGGATTCCGCCAAATCTAGGTACTTTTGCTGACATTGATCCTTGTGGGTTAGAATTTCTCAATTGATGAATCCAGTTAATGGATTGCTTTTCTGTCGTATAATTGTTCTTCTGAGTAGGACTAGCGAATGCTGCATGGGAAAAATATTATTCTTGTCCTGGATATTATTCGCCCCTGTGAGATCATGGCTTGCTTTCAATTTGGAACTATTCTCTTACAGTCACCATTACTAATATTATCCCATTGTATTCACCACCtccacaccccccccccccccccacataCACATACCCACCACCACCATTCGTTGAAAACCAAGTCTATGAGGCATCATTTCTTCTGTGCATCTTATTCTCTAGTTTTGTCCTATTGTTTGGTAATAATGAATTTTGTAATATTTCTTCAGGTGAATGCCATGTCTAATCTTTTTGGTGTTTCATTAGTTGATTTCTTGCCTTTACTATTTGCTGTTTTCATCCATTTTTCTTTCAGGAAGTTGCACAAACATCCCGGGGAAACTGTGCTGAGAGTTCTGAAATTGTTATCAAAGTTCATAAAGGATCAATCAGCGGCGAGAAAATTTGTGGATATCTTGCTTTTACTTGCGTCAGATGGAATAAAAAATGCTGGTTGGGTTCTATTCCTTTTTCTTCGAGAGTTTTGGtttggttttgtttttgtttcaaaaaaccatttgttttgtttttgtttcaaAAATCCATTTGTTTTGTTTCTGTTGTAGATGTATGCATGGAAGCTTTGCAGATCCTTAGAGATATAGTTTCAGCCTTACCGAGTGAAACTAACACTAGAATCTTGAAGGCCATATCTCCCATCCTTATTTCTGCTCAAAGAGATGTGCGCTTGTCAGTTTGTGACCTTTTTGTGGCTCTAGCTGAGAATGATTCATCCATGTGCTCTATGGTAATTGTTTTCATTGCTGAAGATTTGTTTTCCATTGTACAGTTCCTAGTATCTGTTTTTGGGTGGGTTATGTCACTGTGTCTTTtctttgatgatttttttttttttttggattttttaggTAAAACTAATTTGTGAATTAAATGCCACTTCTGAGAAGGAAATGGGTGAACTTGATTTTGATATTATCATCAACGCTTATGACAGAATAACTGCAGATTACTTCTTTGGTGTTAGTGAGGATCAAGCGTTAGTGATATTATCCCATTGTATTTATGACATCAAATCTGATGAGATAGTCTTAAGACAATGTGCATATAAGTCGCTGCTCTCATTTGTTGAATTCTCCGCTTTGAGAATTGGGGACGGATTAGAGAAGCAGGAAATTCCTGCACAAATGATGGCAGTTCATGGTAGTTATTGGACTGGTAATCGCATTCAGCTTGTTGTAAATAAATTCATGTTGAAGCACATGGGAGATGCCATTAGCAAAGGAACAATGCAAAAGGTAGGCATCTTTTGAAATTGGTGTTCTAGTGATTTGTTCACATACTGGGATTTTTATACAGTTCTCATGGTGACATGGACTTTTTGGTATGATTCTAGGAGTGGATTGACTTGTTGCATGAGATGGTCCTAAAGCTTTCAGGAATCCCAAGTCTTGGAAGTTTGAAGGTCCTCTGCAGTGAAGATGCTGAAGTTGACTTCTTCAATAACATTGTTCATTTACAGGTATCAGTCACCTTGAGTCCACAGGGTTCCTTTATGGCGTGAGATATTCATCCGAGGGcttgttttcattttttgttaaaATGAAGTCTTTTCACCTGAAagttgaaaatatttttttaatagttCTTCCTAAAATTGAAGTGCTTTATCCTCAAAAGGAGGTTTGTTTCACTTAATCTTCTCAAAGTTGAATATTCTATTTGTCTAAGCATTTGTATATTAATGTTGTAATTACCTTTCAATTGTGACTTTCTCTTATATAACGATGTGGCTGATCGAAATCTTGAGCTCTGCTTTCTAATCTATCAGGTTGAATTGTTTAAATAAGTAAATCAAAGGCCCTAAAGATAGTTAGCTTTCACATGGATCGATTGTAATGCTTCACCTTAGTTGCTATGCTGCCCTTTTATTCCCTTGTTTATTTTGGCCTGCTGTTCAGCATGGTTGGCTCGTAATGTTTTCTACACTAGTTCTGTCAGAATCCTGGTTCTCTTGTGTTCTATATTTCCTTATAATGATTTTCTCTTCATCTGGAAAAAGAAAGGGTTCAGTCACTCTACAGATTCTAGTTTATAGTTTACATGTTGCATATCTGAATTACTTTTTCTAAATTCTATGGATATTGCTTGTGTATACAACTGCAGAGCTGACcttattttgtacttgtagAAACACAGGAGAGTCAGGGCATTGTCACGCTTTAGGAATATTGTTGCCACTGGGCAGCTTTCTGAGGTTAGCTACATATTGTGTTTTACTCGTATTATCAGTTATACCCTTTTATGTGTTTGCCTTGTTAAttcatttttgttttccttctttccaGTTCATGCTGAAGAGAGTGTTCATCCCCCTCTTTTTCAGTATGTTGTATGATTTGCAAGCAGGCAAGGGAGAACATATAAGATGTGCTTGCCTGGATGCCGTTGCTTCTATATCTGGTCAGTTAGGATGGAAATCATACTACGCTTTACTAATGAGGTGTTTTAGGGATATGGAAAAGAAGCATGATAGGGAGAAGGTCCTGTTACGCCTCGTTTGTTCTATTCTTGACCAGTTCCATTTTTCTGAGACCTTTTCCTCACAAGACCTGGGGTTTCCTGGCAATGATGTAACTGAGAATGATCCCAAAGACATATCTAAATTAGTTATGCAACCAAAATGTGCTAGTTCTTCTGTGTTTTCTGTGATACAGGCCTGTCTTAGTGGTACCGTGCTTCCAAAATTGCAAAAACTGCTTGTTTCTGATCCAGAGAAAGTGAACGTTAGTATTAGTGTTGCGATACTAAAAGTTTTAAAGAAACTTCCTGGTGACACCTTGGATTCTCAGCTTTCCAGTATTATTCATCGGATATCAAACTTCTTAAAAAATCGTCTGCAGAGCATCCGTGATGAAGCAAGATGTGCTTTGGTTGCATGTTTGAAGGAACTTGGATATGTGTACCTTAAACTTGTAGTCAAGGTCTTGAGTGCCACATTGAAACGTGGATTTGAGCTTCATGTTCTGGGATATACCGTCAACTTTATCTTGTCGAAAGGTCTTGCAGAATCCGCAGGAGGCGTGCTAGACTTTTGTTTGGATGAACTCCTTCGTGTGGTAGATAATGATGTTTTTGGTGATGTAGCTGAGCAAAAAGAAGTGGAAAAGGTTGCCTTCAAAATGAAAGAGACTAGAAAACAAATGTCTTTTGATACACTTAAGTTGATTGCTCAAAATGTGACTTTCAAAACCCATGGTTTGAAGCTGCTCTCTCCAGTAACAGCTCATATGCAGAAGCATTTGACACCTAAAGTAAAATTAAAATTGGAGACTATGTTAACTCATATTGCTGAGGGATTTGAAAAAAACTCCTCCGTTGATCAAACTGATCTCTTTATCTTCATATTTGGCCTAATTGATGATTGGCTTTGTGAAGAAAAACGTAAAAAAGAAGCTTTATTAGTGGAGGGGTCGGGAAAAGACAAATCTATCGATGCAAACAGTAAAGTGGTTATGAAATGTTACGTTGGAACTGTACCACAGTGCTCATATCTTTTTACAGTTTTTGGTCTTCGACTTCTTCACAATCGTTTGAAAAATATTAAGCTTCACAAGGGAAATGATCAACTGCTCTCGTTAATGGACCCCTTTATAGAGCTTCTGACATCTTGTCTGAGGTCTAAGTATGAAGAGATAGTAGCTGGTGCCCTTAAGTGTATATTTCCGTTGACAAGATTGCCTCTTCCGTCCCTGGAATCTCAAGCTGACAAGATAAAAGTGATACTATTGGACATTGCTCAAAGTACATTTAGTGTAAATAGTCCTGTAATGCAGTCCTGTTTGAAATTATTGACCACCCTGCTGCAGAGCACCAATATTACCCTTTCTGCTGATCAATTGCATATTTTGATCCAGTTTCCTCTTTTTGTTGATCTTGAAAGAAACCCCTCTTTTGTTGCCTTGACACTTTTGAAGGCAATTGTGCGACGCAAGCTTGTTGTCCATGAAATATATGATCTAGTTAATCAAGTTGCAGAACTAATGGTAACCAGTCAAGAGGATGCCATTCGCAAAAAATGCAGTCAGATATTGTTACAATTCCTGCTCAACTATCAACTTTCTCAGAAACGCAGACAGCAGCATCTTGATTTCCTCGTTGCTCATCTAAGGTAAGATACCATATCTTTACTTGAGTTTTACAAAGAAAAATTGTTAGTATGTCCCCTTTGGCTACTTTACCTGATGTAATTTTTGTTGGCAGGTATGAACATGCCACTGGTAGGGCAGCTGTGCTGGAAATGCTAAAGACAATTATCAAGAGGTTTCCTGAGAGCATAATTTGTGAGCAGTCGGAGACGTTCTTTCTCCATTTAGTGCTTGCTTTGGCAAATGATCATGATAATCAAGTTTGCTCCTTGATAGGCATTGTTATAAAACATCTTATTGGTCGCATAAACTCACAACCACTTGAGTCCATCCTGAATATCTGCCTTGCTTGGTATGTGGGAGAGAAAGAACAGCTGCGGAGCCCAGCAGCACAGGTAATGTTGTATATGATGGTGTAAGTAGTTTACTGGATTTACAGTTGGCGTGAATTGTGATGCATGCAATCTCTTTGATATTTATCTTGTTAAGTGCCTTGTATAAGGTTTTTGAGTTTGGCACTGTAATGGGGTTGATGTGTTGGAGGAAGAATGTATCTTTTTCGCACTTAGAAGTTAGTTGCTTTTGTTCTTATAGAACTGCAAGATATATTGTTAGCAAAAGGCTCTAGAAGTCTATTCTATTACCCTCAAAACAATTGTTTATGGGTGGATATTTGTGATTGGAGCTTGTTATTTAATGTTCTCCCAATTGACTTGTTCATTCCATTCCCCGTATCCTTTGAGTGtaccttcttttccttttcttcgCTTCGGTAGTGAATCATTTGCAGGACAGTTGCGTGGTAGATAGTTGAGCAAATGAATGAATTATGTGCCTGGCTTTGAAGGCATGTGTTACAGGTCAACAGTGAGTGCTGAAATATTCTTTTTTCTGTATAATGGTGTTACCCTTGCTTGATTCTGGTGATTTTTTTATGCTGATTGTACTAGGCTGTAATATTTCAATTTAGGAAAACATTGCCTGGTAACTAGTTTAAATTTTTAGAGTTGATGCACAAAATGTTCTTATTTCAATGTATATTATGTCCAGGTCCTTGGATTTGTTGTTGAAGTGATGAAGAGAGGATTTCAGAAGCACATTAATGATATACTTCCTGTAATGAAAATGATCGTGCAGTCTACCATTGATGTCTTGAATGATGGACAACTAAATATTTCGGACCCGGAGACAATTCCCTTTTGGAAGGATGCTTATTACTCTTTTGTTTTGTTGGAAAAAATTCTTACTCAGATTCCCGACTTATTCTTTGTGGAGGACATCGAAGTAAGTTTCTTTTTCGTAGATGTGAAAATATGAAATCAATTTTTGACAAGGTCTCATGAGCGGAATGTTGATGTTTTGTTATTACTATCCATTGGGCATTAATGTTGATCCTGATTTGTGCTTGAATTACCTAATTATGTTGATACATATTTTTGAAATGTTTAAACAAGTGACTTGTGTGGAGAAACTCCACAACATGTAGACAATTGTTCtgccatcatttttttttttgtggggtggggtggggggggggagGCAAAACATCTCTGGAAGCATCTACCAATTGTTTGTGATATTCTTCTCGAATAAATGAGGAAATAACTTTTTCAATGAAATACAGAAGACTTATGCATAGTAATGAACTGGGACCGCTGGATTTTTAGAAGCTTAACATTTTAGTTAATACTTTGGAATGTAATATCATGGCATATTACTTTTTAGTTTTCTGTCTTAAAACCCCATGTCTCGCTGCCGTGAGGCTCCAAAACGGTTGCTTGCTTTCCTATATATCATATAGCTGGGCCTAGTTTTATTTTATCATTGATCTCTTTAACACCAAAATACTTGTAACCTCAAGTGTTTGTTggttcactttttttttttccaggatATATGGCAGGCGGTCTCTGAGCTCCTTGTGCATCCCCACCCGTGGATTTGTAACATATCCGGCCGTCTTGTGGCATTATACTTTGAGCAGATGGTAAAGCAAAAAAAGACAATAGGAACGACTTGCCTAACAAGCACAAGTAGGATGTTCCTGATAGCTTCCTCTCTATGCTATCGATTAAAGGTTCAACTCCCTGATAAAGGTGTAAGAAGACTTGTTAAGTGCAATCTTGCATTTACAATATGCGGGATACAATCATTATTGCGTCAATTGAAATTCAAGGATCCTTGTGCGGTTTGGGACTCCCTTGACCCGTGCGAGCAAGGATGCTTCCTTAAAGCTTGTCAGTTGCTTGATCCAAAAAGCGGAAGGAGTATTACAGAGTTGTTTACTTGTGGTGGATTCAATGACGAAAAAATTgatcagaaaaataatgatGCTAGTTATTTGCTTGTGTCTGGGATACTTAGCACAATGGGAAAAACTGCCCTTCAAACAGAGGATTCTCAGGTCAGTGAGCTCCTAGGTTATAGGGCACAAAAAAAGAAACACTAGTTCTTTGCATGTATACATCAGATAATTATATTGTCTTCTTCTGTTGCTaagtattttatttaaaatttcagACAAAGATGATTCTTGGCAGTCTTAGAATGGTTGCTGAGAAGATCACCCAGGAAGATTGCCAGCAGTATGCCTATCTGTTGCTGTTCCCAATTTACAAACTTTGCGAGGGGTTTGCTGGAAAAGTAGTTTCAGGTAAGCTATCATCGGTTACTCAACCACCAAATATTCCCTCCGTATTCCGAACTCTACTCATTAGTTGCCTCATGTTTCATTGAACTAAATAAAAGATGGCTATCAAGTGCGTTTTGATTTATGTGTTTACTCTTTTCTTTCCATGATGTATCAAAATCAGTTAATATTTTCGTATTCGCTAAGCTTtagaatagttttttttttctttttccaccTGTCTTTGTTGGTAACTTAATTGCACTTGTTTTGTCTATCCAGATGATGTGAAGCAACGTGCAGAAAAGGTTCGTGAAAAGATACAGGAAAAACTCGGTACTCAAAGTTTTGTACAAAGTTACAACCAGATGAGGTATGATCTTGGAGAAAAAAGGTTCAAGAGGAAGCAAGAGGAGAAGGTGTTGGCTGTAACTAATCCTATCAGAAATGCCAagagaaaaatgaaaatttctGCCAAACATCAAGCCCATAAGAAGAGGAAAATGATGACTATCAAGATGAGTAGATGGATGCGCCATTAATTTATTTATAGGAATTGTAACTGCTTGTACATATAGATTTATAGGTTGTTGTGATATCTTGAATCAGGGAGATACAATGTGTAAACCTGAGCCAAATTTTGTTAGAATTCTAGGATATTCAAAGATCAAACTCTTATTTTCACCATTGAATTGGCGAACTTATGATTGGTGAACTCTTTCTTCCTATGGGATTCTGTACGCGTGATAATTTCGCTTGCTCTTCATTGTATGTTTAGCTAAAGCGTTAAACCCCGAACAAGAAGGGGTTACTTGAGCTCTGCTTCATGCTCAGTTTCAGACTCTACAACAAAAATCAAAGCATCAGTCAATCCCAATTACAAAAAATTCAGTACTGTGTACTTCTGTAGTTAATAGTTGTACGTTCTAAACCTTATCATcttcttaccaaaaaaaaaaaccttatcatctacttctaaaaattaagaaaaaaaagtgGTTATGTGTATGTGTATGTGTATGTGTATGTGTATGTGTATGTGTATGTGTATGTGTATGTGTATGTGTATGTGGTTTTAGCATTCACTCAAATAGAGAAACAGTCCaatgtcaaaaaagaaaaaagaaaaaagaaaaaagagaaacagAATGTGGAGCACTGCAGGTAGTAACTAGTAAGTACATAACAGGAAAGAGAAACAGAAACATTTCCAAAGTAGAATTGTTAACATGAGTAGCGGTTTAATAAGAACACGCTACTAACGGTAGTTGTTTTATGCATAATGTCATTTGTTAAAAGAAGtgaaattaatttcaaaattcttgaaatgttttctctctctagaattttTTCTCTAGCTTTCTTTTCAACCTAAATTTGATAACTGGGGAATCACCTTCTCGCTTCTGGCGAGGGGGCCTCTGGGAGTCTCCTTAGAAAGATTAGGTTGTCTTTCTTCTTCAatttcttttcttgttttttgcTTGTTTGTTTTTTGCAGGTGTTCTTCTAAGCGTTCATTTCGTTCCAAAAGATTACAAATAAGTTCTTTGGAATGGGAAGACAAGGATTTTGATCCACCAGATGAATCCAGGGCAGTTCAATTTTCAAAGCAAACCTTGAAAAGATTGAGACAACCATGGAAGCTCACCTTAATGGGAAAATGCTTGGGAATATCCATTAGGCCATCTTTTATGACACAAAGAGTCAGGATAATGTGGAAGCCTAAGGGTACCCTAGAAGTGATTGATCGATCTAGGTCAAAATGTCTATTTATTCAGATTCTCCATGATTGATGATTATGAAAGAGCTCTTCTTGGTGGACCTTGGTTCATTTTAGATCACTATCTGATGATCTCAAAATGGAAACCCAATTTCCGACCATCTACGAACCCCTTTGATTCAATGACAGTATGGATCAGATTTTATGAGCTACCAGTTGAATATTATGAGAAGGAAGCATTGTTTGAAATTGCAAAAATAGCTGGAAATCCTCTGCGTGTTGATTACGCTACAGACCATCTTACTCGTGCTCTCTACGCTAGGGTTTGTTTGGTCATAAACCTAAATGATCCCTTGGTTACTTCAGTATGGGTTGGGAATCAATGGCGATTGATTGAATATGAAAACATTCACTCTCTTTGCTTCACTTGTGGGAAAATAGGCCACC
This sequence is a window from Spinacia oleracea cultivar Varoflay chromosome 1, BTI_SOV_V1, whole genome shotgun sequence. Protein-coding genes within it:
- the LOC110799830 gene encoding uncharacterized protein isoform X1, with product MASAKDAQAVKTLNTTPGHRNRRFVYKSVTQRIEEIEIDVFWNLHTLKAEPSSSSYFLDCLIYWRELNTAEDFISLYEELMPLVQTLPLVLLHKDMIISRLLSTLQMKARLSLEAILRLIAELSRDILEDFIPFFPKISESYLALLRDGADQEPEIIKQIFTSWSYIMVNLKKYLIQDVVHVLKVSVKLRYYPKEFVQEFMAQAISYLLRQSSDGQLEKGVKKILFEAAKKPSQAKKSGVSALLWYTMRGPSSKFHSKACRVLQLLTKHDFLSIGDKFDQGSDTVVEIVITAIERCMELNLAELNLIWDCLYEAIGNSVSGGYSQHLSRLLSVLISTISFDHGRNISDYDQMLNLVGLLKGEFILPYISGETEELVSEAADKTFQLMLCVLDGIHSNNNLTAIPEIALQWASVFQLRSSSLLTFLKVLVLKDYAILAFRSNILSGWLNVLDIAKGEALDLMLAFCERFQVKTGSFHVLEGILEEVVLKLSCFFQKTICHWIEVLSSLTQGDMIVDQVDEDNLALLWGTICCIPYLLPVEGNVHLMGLVDVVDQLLIAEADVVTGVPKRTWQGLIGAALHSYHNTGRPERCELEDISKILRLGKSYKSSQQILSAVADYLDSSCGSSNHSGVIRPPKLETEEVIDAMNAFSENLYNPNKELRVSTLRILCHYELLSHESQQMDTGVSEEKHADTQCYNVFNLLLSIEQTPISVATSRKVTLLVSRIQASLSAPGTTEVYVLPAFYGIIGLLYNQYSDLSNSAIECLSVMISKYPGILWNRFISFFEQCQTSSLKTHGLDISNIESCSETTDLVEHFRSYCGTVSGDSSGSSILSLLLQALERIPTVTESHSRQIVPLFFRFLGYGDEIPCLESFNSQACGGKDWKLILTEWLNLLKLMKNSRSFYRSQLLKEVLVNRLLDNNDVEIQTRVLDCLLNWKDSFLLPYEKQLNNLVNSKCLREELATWSLSVESNLVEEEHRAELVPLVIRLLMPKVRSLRTLASRKHASVNNRKAVLGFIAQLGVSELVLFFQLLMKSLQITDLGNDGVGSYAWVSGKSNLDELDLSSWSNLFTMERILAIPLKKRYGFLHVVEEIFRIFDASRVSPFLDLLLFCVVRVLESCASSIPSTNNKQSAQPEDFSEITLPEGGKEAVSHVGVILTMASLAVKQFKDMRSLCLKIISFVLNKYEDHDFGPIFWDIFFKAVKPLVHGFKQGGSSSEKPSSLFFCFLAMSQSPKLVPLLCREKNLIPDIFFILSVPTASEAIVYSVLKFIENLLTLEVELGIDCYIIEEVVCSNLEGLVDSLHHLFHNFTERRRKLHKHPGETVLRVLKLLSKFIKDQSAARKFVDILLLLASDGIKNADVCMEALQILRDIVSALPSETNTRILKAISPILISAQRDVRLSVCDLFVALAENDSSMCSMVKLICELNATSEKEMGELDFDIIINAYDRITADYFFGVSEDQALVILSHCIYDIKSDEIVLRQCAYKSLLSFVEFSALRIGDGLEKQEIPAQMMAVHGSYWTGNRIQLVVNKFMLKHMGDAISKGTMQKEWIDLLHEMVLKLSGIPSLGSLKVLCSEDAEVDFFNNIVHLQKHRRVRALSRFRNIVATGQLSEFMLKRVFIPLFFSMLYDLQAGKGEHIRCACLDAVASISGQLGWKSYYALLMRCFRDMEKKHDREKVLLRLVCSILDQFHFSETFSSQDLGFPGNDVTENDPKDISKLVMQPKCASSSVFSVIQACLSGTVLPKLQKLLVSDPEKVNVSISVAILKVLKKLPGDTLDSQLSSIIHRISNFLKNRLQSIRDEARCALVACLKELGYVYLKLVVKVLSATLKRGFELHVLGYTVNFILSKGLAESAGGVLDFCLDELLRVVDNDVFGDVAEQKEVEKVAFKMKETRKQMSFDTLKLIAQNVTFKTHGLKLLSPVTAHMQKHLTPKVKLKLETMLTHIAEGFEKNSSVDQTDLFIFIFGLIDDWLCEEKRKKEALLVEGSGKDKSIDANSKVVMKCYVGTVPQCSYLFTVFGLRLLHNRLKNIKLHKGNDQLLSLMDPFIELLTSCLRSKYEEIVAGALKCIFPLTRLPLPSLESQADKIKVILLDIAQSTFSVNSPVMQSCLKLLTTLLQSTNITLSADQLHILIQFPLFVDLERNPSFVALTLLKAIVRRKLVVHEIYDLVNQVAELMVTSQEDAIRKKCSQILLQFLLNYQLSQKRRQQHLDFLVAHLRYEHATGRAAVLEMLKTIIKRFPESIICEQSETFFLHLVLALANDHDNQVCSLIGIVIKHLIGRINSQPLESILNICLAWYVGEKEQLRSPAAQVLGFVVEVMKRGFQKHINDILPVMKMIVQSTIDVLNDGQLNISDPETIPFWKDAYYSFVLLEKILTQIPDLFFVEDIEDIWQAVSELLVHPHPWICNISGRLVALYFEQMVKQKKTIGTTCLTSTSRMFLIASSLCYRLKVQLPDKGVRRLVKCNLAFTICGIQSLLRQLKFKDPCAVWDSLDPCEQGCFLKACQLLDPKSGRSITELFTCGGFNDEKIDQKNNDASYLLVSGILSTMGKTALQTEDSQTKMILGSLRMVAEKITQEDCQQYAYLLLFPIYKLCEGFAGKVVSDDVKQRAEKVREKIQEKLGTQSFVQSYNQMRYDLGEKRFKRKQEEKVLAVTNPIRNAKRKMKISAKHQAHKKRKMMTIKMSRWMRH